The Manis pentadactyla isolate mManPen7 chromosome 12, mManPen7.hap1, whole genome shotgun sequence genome contains the following window.
CCGCCTTCCACTTCAACATCCTGAAACCTTACATTAAGATTTTCAATGACAGCGTGAATGTCATGCACGTGAGTCTTTTGGATCCAGAGTCAAAGCTGGCTTCTTGGAGGAACGGGGGCTCCGAGACATCTTCTGTGGAGTGATGGCTCCTCTGGGTGGTCGTGGGGCCACTGGCAtttctttctgagcttcagtttcctcagttgTAATGGGAGTAATGGTCCCTACTTTGCAGGGGGGTCAAATGTCCTCATTAAGTCACATCCCTGGTCTGCTGCAGGTGCTCAGATGGTGTTAGTTTCTATGCTTCTCTCACAGAATCCTGAAACACAGCTGATGATAATGACAAATATTTTATAGTAGTTATTGCTGAGTAACAAGCACAACTCTGAGAAATGGCCCAGGGAAAGATTATGTGGGGCTTGCCTTTTTTGGACTTACCCAGTAAGAATGTAGGGTTCCCAACAGAGAGTCATTTTCCTAACCAGTTTATAGCAATGAAGATGATGAAAGCTGgcatttttgagcacttactatgtgccataaCCTATGTCCCAGTTTCATAACATGTAATGTAATTAGATTTTCACAACTTCATGAGGTGGggattattttatctttattacaGATGttgaaactgagcctcagagagatTAGGGAAGTTGTCCAAGTTCTCACAGCTGCAGGTGAGCTACTTAGTGTGGGGTAGGCTTCTAATCTGGTTTGTCCAGCACCAGAGAAGGTCATTTTCAAAGGTACTGATCACTTGACAGGTGGACCCCAGAGGAGGGCAATAAGTTGCCCAGGGCACTCAGAGTGTagaaggcagagccaggacttgaacccaggtctcctgaaCCAGGGGGTCTTCCTGACCTAAGAGGAATGGCTTTGATCCCACCGAAGGCCGGTTCCCCCTGGGGATGggtgcctggggctgggaggctgggtgTGGGGCAGTCCCTCTTGGCGGTCGGGGTGCGGCGTAGGTCCGGAGAGGCAGCTCTCAGCCGCAGCTCTGCCCCTTCCTCCGTCCAGGCCAAGTGGAACCACCTCATCTCTGAGGGCAGCTCCCGTCTGGACATGTTTGAGCACATCAGCCTCATGACCCTGGACAGTCTGCAGAAATGTGTCTTCAGTTTTGACAGCAATTGCCAGGAGTGAGTGCTTGCCGGGGTCTGGGCACATGAGCCATGGACCCAAGGcagtaggtggggagggaagacTGACGGGCAATTGGGAGGGATGCCCTGGAGGAGGGGGACCAGGGCTGGACAGTGAAGGCTGAGGAGAGGACAGGGAAGGTGTGGTCCTtttgataaaggccaggaggGTGGGATGAGCACAGCACCTGCAACAGTGAGGAGAGCCTTGGAAGTGAGGTTGGAGGATGAGGCAGGGGTGGATCTTCAGAATATTCAAAAGCCGCGCAAAGGGGCGGGAACTGTGACCTGAGGTTTCCAGGAAGGCATGGGGGGTGTGAGCAGGTGAGGGTCATGGTCAAAGCTGAGCTTGGACATCTGGCTCTAGGGAAGACCAGTTGTCATGTGGACAGTGGGTGGTACTGAAATTGGACCCAAGAATATTAAGGGAGGGGGAAATTGATAACAATGGACCCAGTGACCAATTGGGAGAGGATGAATTTGTGCAATATGGGCAgttttggggaggagaggggcaaatactggggaggagagagaggagagaagcatGACGCCTCAGCTGTGCTCTGGAGCCTGGGGCAGGGAAGCAGCTCACACAGATGGGATGCAGGGAGAGAAGAAGGTCGGGGCGTCCTGTCCCTGGGTCATCCGCACCATGTACGTGCGAGGGCCAGCTGTGCCTGGATCCTCGGTTTTCTGGTGGGGGGCAGCTGCCATTTTCTGGTGGGACATGCTCTTCAGTCTTCAGAGGAGCTAAGCCGTCGCCTCCCCTCATGCCCTCATCCTGCAGGAAGCCTAGTGAATATATTGCTGCCATTCTGGAGCTCAGCGCCCTTGTGTCAAAACGGCACCAACAGATTTTCCTGCACACGGACTTCCTGTACTACCTCACCCCTGACGGACAGCGCTTCCGCAGGGCCTGCCGTCTGGTGCACAACTTCACAGACGCCGTCATCCAGGAGCGGCGCCGCACCCTCCCCAGTGAGGGCGTTGATGAGTTCCTCCAGGCCAAGGCTAAGGCCAAGACATTGGACTTCATTGATGTGCTCCTGCTCTCCAAGGTGGGCTTCTCTGGGACCTGAATTCAAGAGGTCAATGGGCCTTGATCTCAAATGCCAAACTGAAGAAACCGAAGTTGATCAGAGGGCACTGGGGAGCCACAGAAGGTGCTTGAGGAAGGGAGGGGGTGGGTCAGGGATACACTTAGAGTTGAGTGTGTGGAATGCAGTTGGCAGGAGACTGCTAAGTCTGAAACTGTGAGGGGCTGAGATTTTATTCTACCTCCAAGCTAATTAGTCTCTGACATGTAGAAATGCAGACTAATGTGCCAGAACCCTGCACCAGAGCAGCCCATTTACTATTCACAGTGTGGCAGTGGCCAGAGTAGGGTCACAACTCCGGCTCCCATTCCTCTGATGCTGCATGATGCTCTTACCTGTACATGCAGCCGTACTTGCATCACAGGAGAGGGAGCTCTGTTATGAATCTTGGGACTCATGTAGGACAGCTAACACTTCTGTCCCTTCTACCGCATGAGAGCAAGAGAGATTTTTCTGTAGTATAAAATAATCCTGTTCAGAGAGAGGGCAATGTCTGTATGCTGTGTAGGTTTATTCCAGGGGAGGAGATACGGAGTCTGGATTTACCATCCTGGAATGTGAGCAAGTGGCTCAGGAGCGCTGCTCCATCTCTAACTTCCCAGGCAAACTGCCATTCAACCACCTCGCAACCCGGGTTGCCAGTGACTTTTTCCCAGAAAGCTCTCTTCATGTAGAAAGAGGAAAATGTTCATGGATCATCGATTCCCCCCACCAGGGACAAAACAGGAGGCAAGGAGCCAAGGAGCTCACCTGTGGGGGGGCCTCATGATAGTGACCAATGGGGGTCTAGGAGTACAGGGTGGGCCTGGGCTTCTGGATGGAGGACAGAGCTTCAGACATTGTCTCAGGAGCCCTCAGATCTGTGATTTAGTTTGGGCTGCGGTGTTGTGTTTTCTCTCCAGGATGAAGATGGGAAGGAATTGTCAGATGAGGACATCCGAGCTGAAGCTGACACCTTTATGTTTGCAGGTGAGGGTCCCAGTGTGGACTACAGAGGGAGCAGGGTGTCTCCATCCCAGGCACTCGGCAGTGCGCCCTGGCCCACCCCATCCTTCCCCATCCTCCCCATGTTCCCTGAGGGCCTTAATGTGAGGACGCTGTCCACCTTCTGGTGCTGAAGCAGCCCAGAGGCCCAAGCCTGTCTGCCTGCCTCTCAGGTCATGACACCACGGCCAGCGGCCTCTCCTGGGTCCTGTACAACTTTGCAAAGTACCCCGAGTACCAGGAGCGCTGCCGCCAGGAGGTGCAAGAGCTCCTGAGGGACCGTGAGCCTAAGGAGATGGCATGGTGAGTGCAGGCGGCCACTGGCCTGTTCCTGAACCCGTTGGTGGCTCTGCTGCCCAGCTGGGGAAGGGGCAAGATCTTTTTGGGCATTTACCATCATTGCTCAGTGGGAGTAGGAGCACAGCGCAGAGGCAGGTTCCTGGCACCCAGCCTGGGTATCAGGGGAAAGGTTGTTGACTTTGGGGACAGTAAGACCTGGGCTGCTGTGAGAACGGATGACAGTGCTCGATGGCATTTGATGCTACTTAGCACATAGGCAGTGAGCACACTTCCCCTCCACTCCTGGCTTGTGTCTCTGaagtcacatttttattttaaacatcttCATACCCTGGATGTTTGCTGGTCTCCTGCCTCCTAAGTCCTTCCAGTGTGATCAGTCTGGAATTCCCGGGACTCGTGGGACTGAATGATTAAAGTCGATCAGGTCGTGTCCAGGGACACTTTCAGTTTCATCTGTTCAGTCCTGTGTTCAGCAAACGCCGTCCCACTGCCTTCCCTTTCCCGGAATCTGTGCCACCCGCAGTTCTTCCCAGCCCATTCTGTGTCGTGGAGACCCGGGGAGGACCTGACCTGTGCCTTTCAGGAGCTCCCAGCTGGGCAAGTAGGAACTAAGTCCCAAGCGGTCAGATACTCCCAGGTCAGGAAACTCCCCGTCCGTGTGCTCAGGGCTGGGCTTGAGATGAGAGAGGCGAGGCTGGCAAGGGGGCAGGGTCTCAGCTGAACTCCTGAATTCTGATCAGTAGATACTTGGGTGTAGCTGGGGTGAAGGAGGGCAGCCTGCACAAGTCTGAAGAGGGGGAAGGacgagggaggaaggaagggaaggagggaaggcaaGCGAGGGGGGAACGGTGTGTGGGGGAGAGAGGGACTGACTCACAGCGAGGAAATATGACGCAGGCAGCAGAGGCTGATTGAAGGACACTCCGAAAACAATAGTAATGGCTTCAGTTTTAACTGAGGGCAATGAGGAGTTATGCGGAGTGTTTGAGCGGAGGAGGACAGGTCACATCTTGTACCAGGAAGATCTTTCTGAAGCTAGTGGCGGGGACACACTGCAGAGGACAGGCCTTAGAGTGGAGACCAGAGAGGGGATTCTGAGGCCGGAgccaggaggggctggggctgggccggAGGCGTGGGGCTGGCCGGGCCCTTTGCAGGCGCTACTGTGCACTCCAAGCCTCTGCTCAGCACGGCGGTCCTATGAGGTGCAGATACAGTGTTAGGCTTTTCCAGCCATGAGTTTGAACAAAATTATGCACTtagtgaaaaaaatatacaaaaatgtttataatttaaaaaatgaatttctttCCTAATCTCTGCCCTTAGGAGAGTCTCTGGGATTTCCTGTGTGTCTATTTTCCAGAAGTCTATTCTTATACCCACATATGTATgacatttctctctgtttctctgtctctcctaATGGGagagagatctttttttctccaaGTATGAGTTTTGCAATGGTAGTTTTCAAGTACAACAGTGATGAGAACAAGTTCTTTTTGCACTAAATGAGACATTTAGAGAAGCCTTTGCACTGAATGAGACATTCCAGCCTCTTGCTAAGATTAACAGGAGGTAGCCAACATCCGTGTACACTGACCGATGCTCATGCATGTGAGTATTTCAGAAGGGCAATTGCTGAATCAAAGAGAATTTGagatttcataattttaataacTATTGAAAATCTGTTCTGTCCACTGAATTAGAGAAGACGTATAGAGAGGACTATAGGGTTGTCACTGACTTTTCCCACCCCCCAGACTTAATCCTCTCCCTGTATCCTGAGACATTGTCATGTCTTTCCATATCTATTAATCCATGTACCATctgtttatttatctatctacagTCTATCTATCtactgtctatttatctatctttctgtctatcaccTATCTTTATCCCCATAAGTaccttttgcatttccatatagatACAGTTTGTAACTTGTTCTTTTCACTTAACAATGTGTCTTACAGCTCGGTCTTTCTGGGTATTGCATAGCATTCCATAGTTCACCCCTTTGTTGAGGACAGTTATGTAAGCATTTTCAATTATAATAGACAATGCTGAACAGCCTTCTAGAGTCTCTGTACTGACTTACCTTGCAGCCTGCACTGTATGATAGGACTTGTGATATCTGTCTCCTTTTTTGATAGCTGTACTAGTCTACCATATGGCTGTACCATTATTTATCTAAACATCTCCCCACTGATGTACATTTAGCTGTTCCCAGCCTTTTGCTAAAATAGACATGGAGTAGTCAACATCCACACAAACTGACCCACCCTTATGCATGTGAGTCTGTCTCTGGTACAAAGTTTCAGAAGGGCAATTGATAAGTCTGAGACAGTTctagtttttataattttaataactaTGGCAAAGCTGTTGCTATTAGTTGAATTTGATAGTACCAGCTTTCCCATACCTTTATCTCTAGTATTATTGTATTGAATTTCAAATCTTTGCTAGTCTtgatatttcctcttttaatgaaTATTTCCTTAGATAACTGTTGCTCATTTGGTTGTTTGCAGGAATGCTACtcccaacattttttaaaattgaggaatAATTGACATGCAACATTATATTCATTTCGGGTACACAACATAatcattcaatatttgtatatattgctaaATAATCACAACGAGCCTTGTTAATGTGTCTCCACAGATAGttacagaaatatttttcctccctcccaaaaaggcaagatttcattctattttatttattaatttattatttttatttttattatttttattctggtatcattaatatacaattacatgagcaacattgtggttactagattcccccccattatcaagtccctaccacatatcccattacagtcactgtccatcagcatagtaagatgctatagggtcactacttgtctttatgctatactgccttccctgtgcccccgctctacattatgtgtgctaatcgtaatgccccttattccccttctacctcccttccctctgcccgccccccagtccctttccctttggcaactgttagtccattcttgggttctgtgattctgctgctgttttgttccttcagtttttctttgttcttatactccacagatgagtgaaattatttggtacttgtctttctccgcctggcttatttcactgagcataataccctccagctccatccatgttgttgcaaatggtaggatttgttttcttcttatggctgaataatattccattgtgtatatgtaccacatcttctttatccattcatctatcgatggacacttaggttgtttccatttcttggctattgtagatagtgctgcgataaacataggggtgcatatgtctttttcaaactgggatgctgcattcttagggtgaattcctggaagtggtattactgggtcaaatggtatttctattttgagttttttgaggaacctccatactgctttccacaatggttgaactagtttacattcccaccagatttcattctatttttatggctgaataatattccattgaatatatataccaccttttctatatccattcatccattgatggacacttaggttgttcccaaatcttggctattgtaaacaatactGCAATGAGCATGgaggtatattatatatatttgaattaggattttgttttcttctgataaatacaattccagaagtggaatcactggatcatatggttgttcaattttagttttttgagaaacctccgtactgttttccatagtggctgcaccagtttacattcccaccaacagtgcacagggttccctttcctccacatcctcatcagtatctgttatttgtctttttttgacACTAGCTcttctaatgggtgtgaggtgatatctcattgtggttttgatttgcatttcctggatagttaatgatgctgagcaccttttcatgtatctgttggccatctgtatgtctttagaaaaatgtctattcagatccttccTTTGTATGTTTTGATAAGccatttgtgttccttttttatgTGAGTGGTAgccttttatttttgctctttttctgaaatttccttttttcatatttacttataaaattctttaaaaatttaattttttccttcttttcttgcaAAAGATTGCCTTTTGACTTTGAAGAGTAGTTTTGGTTAATTTTTATAGAGTCAAGTATGTCTAAATTGCCTCTTACAGCTGTATTAGCCATCCATTTCCTAGAGTTTGTGGGCTTCCTTTATTGGAGGTTTTTTACTTAATCACATATCTGTCTCCAAGCTCTCTGTTCTGCTCCATGGGTCTATTTTCCTGATCCTGCAGCAATGCCacactattttttattactctgtctTTGTAATAGGTCTTAATATCTGGTCGAGTGAGTTCCTCCtctctaattttcatttttaagttgaCCAGCTTTTCACGATCTTTTTTCTTCTAGAAACATTTTAGAGTAAGGTTACTGAGTTCCTAAAAATATCAGGTAGATTATCATTTGAATGGAATATCTCCTATTGGTTGCCTTGAATATACGACTGACTTGTGGAGAATGGATTACTACATAATATTAACACATACTATCCCAGAGGGTAGAGTGGGCATTCATTTTTGGATGTTCAAATAGTCTTTAGTCATTTAATAGACCCTAGATTTTTTTCTTAGTGATCTTATGCTTACTTAGTAAAATTAACCCTGCAATACTTTTGTTGCTGTACTGAATTTTATCTTCTCTTTGGATTGAGAGAAGTTAACAAATTCATTTGGAATAtagaaatttcacatttcttgCTAGGCTTAATCCAGGCGTtttatatcatcatcatcatttcttttattatctGTTCTAACTGGTGGTTATTTCTACATAGAAAACTAATAATTTGTGCACATAAATGTTATGTCCAGGGAACACAGTCAATGCTAAAGATGGAGTCTCatattaataagaaaaacaaagatcaTTTAATAAAAACTTTAGGAAGAACTGAGGATCTTAATTCAACATGCTTCTCAAGTCTTATACCAGGATAACATCCAGATGAATcaaagattttaaaatgaaaaatacaggagTCTTAAAAGCTCTAGAGGAAGCCATGGGAAATGGTTTTATAGCTCCAGAGTAGGGGAGTTCCTATTTTTGACACAAATTAGAAGATGTATAATCAAGAGATTGATATActgataaatgaaaaagatacaGGGCAGTACACATAGAGTATCATATGCTACTACATAAGTTTCTAAGATGCACAAAAGGAGCTTTGAaaggatacagaaaaataaaaacttaagcaaacaaaaaagtAAGGAGGGAAATGAGTATTGGTGAGCCATGGAAgtggtgttttataattttccattttgagGTACTAAAAATTTAAATCATCACACAAAAAGAAGgggattaaagaaaaagaattcatccCCATTATGGGTTTTCAATGTTTATGGAAGTTTTCCGGTAGGTAATCTTGTGTTTTCTAAGTATAAAATCACCATCTGCCAAAAATGACATGTTTATCCCCACATTTCATATTGCATTAATCCATTTTCCCCCTTGTCTAATTGCATTATCTAGCATCTCTAGTATGGTGATAAAGTAAAACAGTGGCTCTGTTTTTTGGTTTCTTACTCATTTGCCTTTTGATTTTGCTTTCTTGCCATAAGAATGTTTTTGTGCACATTTGTAAACCTTCTTATGGTTAGCTTTTGGTGGTGTATTTTGCTCAGGAAAGCTTCGAAAAATACCCAGCTAAATTTTCTCTGCTACTTCTGTGatactgcttttctttctttcttttatttcttaaaaccacTTCATTAAAGTAggttgacatacaaaaagctGTGCACATTTAATATACAAAACTAATGAGCTTGGAGGGATTTTACCCATCTGGGATTTACATTCTTTTAAGGAGAGGGAATCTCATGGGGCACGAGGAGGGTTGGTGGAGGTGgtccctgtttttttctccctgggtAATTGTTGGGGTGGTTCCTTAGGGATGACCTGTCCCAGTTGCCCTTCCTGACCATGTGCATCAAGGAGAGTCTGCGCCTGCACCCCCCAGTCACGATCGTCTCTCGCTGCTGTACCCAGGACATTGTGCTCCCAGACGGTCGAGTCATCCCCAAAGGTGCCCATGAGGACAAGGAGGTGGGAGGATGTGGGGCAATGGGGAGCGTGAGGGGTGTGTGATTGGGAGGCTCCTGGTCAGGAAGAGGGGCCCATGGAGGGGGGACCTCTTCCTGACTcgcccctcctcccccacaggTGTTATCTGCCTCATCAGCATTTTTGGGACCCACCACAACCCATCCGTGTGGCCAGACCCCGAGGTGCTGCCTCCCCTGACTCCCTGCTCCTCCGTGTCCACACCCCTAGGGGGCCCTGGGGAGGGTACAGGGCTCTGGCCTGGCATATCAGAAGTCACCTCCCTCATCATACACACCTTTGCCTCTCCAAAGCTGACTGTCCTGGGTGACCCCACCCAGCAGCCCTTCCTTGGCCTCCCCCCAGGTCTATGACCCCTCTCGCTTTGAGCCAGAAAACATCAAGAAGAGGTCACCTCTGGCATATATCCCCTTTTCTGCAGGACCCAGGTGAGGCCAGAGGGCACCTTAAGTGGGGATGGGGTGGTGGGGACGGGGGTCTGGGGCCGAGATCCCAAGCATGACTGTGGGGGCGGGAAGGGGGACATGGAAAGTGGTGGCACTTGCCGGTCTccttccctgcccttccccaggaGTTACAGGTGAGGATCTGGGGCATGAGGACTGGGCGGGGCCGAGGATGGGTCCCAGACGTGCTCAGAACCCTTTTCCCGTCTGCTGGTCCCAGTTTGGGGCTGGAGTCTGGGTCGGATTCAGGGCCTATGCGAGCCCCCGTGGGGGTCCCAGGCATGGTAAGCCCCGTTCTCTGTCCCTGCTGGATGAGATGGGGGTCCCGGGCCAGGATCCACGTGCAGTGGGGCGGGGATGAGGTTCCGGGGCGCAGTCAGAGCCCCCACTCCCCTCCGCAGGAACTGTATCGGGCAGACGTTTGCCATGGCCGAGATGAAGGTGGCCCTGGCGCTCACGCTGCTGCGCTTCCGCGTCCTGCCTGATGACCAGGAGCCGCGCAGGAAGCCAGAGCTGGTCCTGCGCGCGGAGGGCGGACTGTGGCTGCGGGTGGAGCCGCTGAGCGCGGGCGCGCACTGAACCCTGCCCCACACCCCGCCCACCGGCCTGTGTGGGTCAGTTTCCATTTACACTTCCCAGTTTGCAGACTGCAGGAGTAAAACTGTGCTGTCACCTCCGCCCTAGCCTATCCAAGATCCGGCGGGTCGCGTGGGACCTGCGGGGGCTGGGGGAGGTCAGGGGGTGGGCAGGACTGGTGTCCCTGAGTCCAAGACCCTGACTGCCTGTGCACTAACCACAAGGCCCCTGATCGCGAGGGGTCCCAGCGCCCAGTGGATTTTATCCTGTGCGCATTAGGGAGCCATGGGAGGCGTTTGGGCAGGAGAGGGACCAGGGTTACGGACGGACTTAAGGGGCACATTTGAGGCTCTGAGTCACACTCTAGCCACCCTGACCTCCGTTCCAATCTTGTAATATACCCAGTGTTCTCTCACCCCCGAGTCCTTCACTGTTTCACTGGTTACTGTGTCACTGTGTGGACTTAAACATAAGCCTGGTTGCTTTATAGTTTGTGTTTGCTCATTGCGCTAACGGTATCAACTCTATTGTCTGCTGTTCTTGGTTTTCACCCATAAGGTCAGCATTCTTGTGTGCCTGGTTATCTTGGGCATTGGCTATCATCTTTGAAATACCATTTTTAGACTTTGAAGAGGGCAGCTTTCTGTGAGGAGGGATCCGTGGTTAAGGATCACGTTAAGGTTGAAAGCTTCTTGTGTCCCGGGCTACTGAGGCAGCTTAAATTCAAGCTGCAGTTCAAGCCCTCTCACCCTGAGGGCTGTAGCATTTTTGAGGCCTCCACTTAGATGAGGAGGGTCTTCTTACCATTTCTGTCCTTGTATCACTCTAGTCCTTGATTTTTCTCCCTCCACCGTGAGGCCATCAAAACACAGCTTCACATTTTCCTGACTTGAGAAATGCCTCTGGGGCAAAAAATATCACTCTCGTTCATTTTATCTGCaggtttctttttccatttgaGTGGTGTGTTTGTAATTCTCTACTGTCTTTTCaggtcatttattcatttaagaaaTTGCGGAAATGTCAGCTTTGAGAactgtttttaaatgatttccctcatttgtggagtgtaacaacgaagcaaaatggaaggaccaaaacagcagcagactcacagcctccaagaagggaccagcagtTACAACGGGTGGGGAGggccagtggggagggagggagaaggggattgagaggtattatgattggtacacatggtgtgtgggggggcacagggaagacagtgtagcacagagaagacaagtagtgactctgtggcatcttactacactgacggacttcagtggggtgtgggggggacttgataatatgggtgaatgcagtaaccacaatgtttttcatatgaaaccttcataagagtgtatatcagtgataccttaataaaaattattttaaaaagctgaaaatttAATCCAAATAACAGCTTGCTATTAATGGAAACAGAAGGTTTCTATTGGATTTCAAATGGTCACGATCCAGTTACTACTCCACCCACACTTTGTTGCATTAAGGGTGATGATTGCCTTAAGTGTATAGATTTCCAGACCACAAAAGCCCACATCAGGATTAAGGGAGAGGACTGCACATCACCAAGAGATGCGGGCCTTGGGGTTGAATAGGGGAGCAAGTACACTCGGGGGTTAAATTCCCGGGGGATGCTGTGTGTTCCTGTTATAGGAAGAAGGGTATACATCAGATGTGTGGTAGTCAATAATGTTTTGATCATGGACTGCGTAGAGATGGCTATTGTGTATCCTGATACCCAGTTTAGCTTTCTTAGAATTCCTGATTTTTAGCTAGGTGCATGGCAGGCTGAAATACAGATAACACTCAAAAGATTTTCTTGAAGCTAGATTGGTTAAATGACTGTACCCTGTTTCATATGGAAAAATCCAAGTTACATGGCAGGTCTGGAAACCTTCCTGAAGAGAAACCAGGACACCCTGGTTGCCCAGCCTTCCGCCTGCTTCCTCTGTGCTGCTTGTGATATTGACCTGGTAGTTGGAGCTCCATCTCGGATCATGAGGGGAAGACAGTTCTCTAGGAAAGGCGGGGCAGACAGCTAAAGGCAGTCAGGGTGAGAGGTCCCTGGATCCACTGCACCCTGGGCTTGTACTACCAAGGTCATAACCCCAGTTTGCTATTTACTAGCTGTCTGGCTTGAGGAAAGTCCTTCTCTCTCTATACCTGAGTTCTTCTACCATATAGTGGTAGTTAGCTTACTGCACTGTTGGGGAGACTGACTTAGCAAGCATGGGCAACGTTACTGAGTCAGTAACAAACATCAGTACTCAGTGAGTGTTCATTCACTTTCTCCTTTCGTTCTGCATCATGTTCTAATGTAAAATGCTTGAAAGTCATAGCAGTGAAATGTAAGTTTTGGGAAATGTGGCCTtgtaaggaaaatggaagttccatggccaggatcctcacctgatcctaatgtACTCACCCACTGTGCActtgcaatgatgtaatacttggcCTACTGCACAGGTATGCTTGCACActtgttggcaataagccattattgcctgtgttgctgtataaagagctccacccagtgctcagggcagagcctggagtggaggcagagCCTGaaaaggaggcagagatggagatggact
Protein-coding sequences here:
- the LOC118917578 gene encoding cytochrome P450 4F2 isoform X1, whose translation is MPQLSLSWLGLDTAAASPWLLLLLVGASWLLARLLAWACTFYDTWSRLRCFPEPPRRNWFWGHLGLVSSDEQGLRFIGEQVATYSEGFKIWLGPTIPLVFFCHPNMIRTIGNASATIAPKDKVFYDFLRPWLGDGLLLSGGNKWSRHRRLLTPAFHFNILKPYIKIFNDSVNVMHAKWNHLISEGSSRLDMFEHISLMTLDSLQKCVFSFDSNCQEKPSEYIAAILELSALVSKRHQQIFLHTDFLYYLTPDGQRFRRACRLVHNFTDAVIQERRRTLPSEGVDEFLQAKAKAKTLDFIDVLLLSKDEDGKELSDEDIRAEADTFMFAGHDTTASGLSWVLYNFAKYPEYQERCRQEVQELLRDREPKEMAWDDLSQLPFLTMCIKESLRLHPPVTIVSRCCTQDIVLPDGRVIPKGVICLISIFGTHHNPSVWPDPEVYDPSRFEPENIKKRSPLAYIPFSAGPRNCIGQTFAMAEMKVALALTLLRFRVLPDDQEPRRKPELVLRAEGGLWLRVEPLSAGAH
- the LOC118917578 gene encoding cytochrome P450 4F3 isoform X2; amino-acid sequence: MPQLSLSWLGLDTAAASPWLLLLLVGASWLLARLLAWACTFYDTWSRLRCFPEPPRRNWFWGHLGLIRSSEEGLLYTQGLSSTYGDLCCWWVGPWYAVIRIFHPACIKPVLFAPATIAPKDKVFYDFLRPWLGDGLLLSGGNKWSRHRRLLTPAFHFNILKPYIKIFNDSVNVMHAKWNHLISEGSSRLDMFEHISLMTLDSLQKCVFSFDSNCQEKPSEYIAAILELSALVSKRHQQIFLHTDFLYYLTPDGQRFRRACRLVHNFTDAVIQERRRTLPSEGVDEFLQAKAKAKTLDFIDVLLLSKDEDGKELSDEDIRAEADTFMFAGHDTTASGLSWVLYNFAKYPEYQERCRQEVQELLRDREPKEMAWDDLSQLPFLTMCIKESLRLHPPVTIVSRCCTQDIVLPDGRVIPKGVICLISIFGTHHNPSVWPDPEVYDPSRFEPENIKKRSPLAYIPFSAGPRNCIGQTFAMAEMKVALALTLLRFRVLPDDQEPRRKPELVLRAEGGLWLRVEPLSAGAH